A DNA window from Brassica napus cultivar Da-Ae chromosome C1, Da-Ae, whole genome shotgun sequence contains the following coding sequences:
- the LOC106401921 gene encoding F-box/LRR-repeat protein At3g26922, with the protein MNPNFSRRHSNKKRRRVDEKADKISDLPDALLLLILSLIPTVDVVRTCVLSKRWTSLWEHVPKLDYSYKTDKKMSHQFVHRFLISRKPCLLESMRLIVGSDCEGINVPIWIKYAVEHGLRELELDPYSEKGNIRLPTSIYACKTLEVLTLKYCVHVDVPNTPVCFKSLKILNLQLVHFKNAESVRRLFSSCPNLEKLDVKRYVDNVVNFTIEVPSLKSLTIHDCSDGDGRRGYVINAPSLKYFSIKGMKDYEFSIENMPELREAKIIDVFDINTEKILRPLASSVKRLSLSLSPLETRYADSIVLSQLVYLKLSTSKIEWWNLLMVLLLNSSKLQVLKLTRDEPKKSHTGRMSNPQFYKPVNVPPCLLFCLQRLEWERYNGLHDEERQIAMYILTNAKHLKEARFSTKNSDMKEKFEMLKVLAREPRASPSCQFFFE; encoded by the exons ATGAACCCAAA TTTTAGTCGTAGACACTCCAACAAGAAACGAAGACGGGTTGATGAGAAAGCAGATAAGATCAGTGACTTGCCCGATGCTTTGTTGCTTCTGATATTGTCCTTGATCCCAACAGTAGATGTCGTAAGGACTTGTGTTTTGTCGAAGCGATGGACATCTCTTTGGGAACATGTGCCTAAACTCGACTATAGTTACAAGACTGATAAAAAAATGTCACACCAATTTGTTCATAGGTTCTTGATATCACGTAAGCCGTGTCTTCTAGAGAGTATGCGACTTATCGTTGGATCAGATTGTGAGGGTATTAATGTCCCCATATGGATTAAGTATGCAGTTGAACATGGTTTGCGTGAACTAGAACTCGATCCTTACTCGGAAAAAGGAAATATCCGATTACCAACTAGCATCTACGCTTGTAAAACACTCGAGGTCTTGACGCTTAAGTACTGTGTTCACGTAGATGTTCCTAACACTCCTGTTTGTTTCAAGTCCCTCAAGatcctaaaccttcaacttgTGCACTTCAAGAACGCTGAGTCAGTACGTAGGCTTTTCTCAAGCTGCCCAAATCTTGAAAAATTGGATGTTAAACGATATGTGGACAATGTGGTAAACTTCACTATCGAAGTACCatctttaaagagtttaacaATACATGATTGTAGCGATGGAGATGGTCGAAGAGGGTATGTGATAAATGCTCCTTCTTTGAAATACTTTTCAATTAAAGGAATGAAAGATTATGAGTTTTCTATTGAGAATATGCCGGAGCTTAGAGAGGCAAAGATTATTGATGTTTTTGATATAAATACTGAGAAGATTCTCCGACCTCTTGCCTCATCAGTCAAACGTCTCTCGTTGTCTTTATCACCTTTGGAG ACTAGGTACGCTGATAGTATTGTCCTTAGCCAGCTTGTATATTTGAAGCTAAGTACAAGTAAAATCGAGTGGTGGAATCTACTTATGGTTTTGCTATTGAATTCTTCTAAACTACAAGTCCTCAAGCTCACGAGAGAT GAGCCCAAGAAAAGTCATACGGGGCGCATGTCTAACCCACAATTTTACAAACCGGTTAATGTTCCACCTTGTTTGTTATTCTGCCTACAAAGACTCGAGTGGGAAAGATACAATGGACTACATGACGAAGAGAGACAAATTGCAATGTATATCCTAACGAATGCGAAACATTTGAAGGAAgcaagattttcgacgaaaaACAGTGATATGAAAGAGAAATTTGAGATGCTAAAGGTGTTAGCTCGGGAGCCCAGGGCCTCACCTTCATGTCAGTTTTTCTTTGAGTAA
- the LOC106399035 gene encoding glutathione S-transferase T3-like: MHCKQRWQKINDLVCKFCGSYEAATRKKTSGQNETDVLKRAHEIFYNNYKKKFTLEHAWIELRNEQKWCDLSSSKQDGSSKKRKLDDGAQSSTSHATESKTSEADEGTNRPLGVKASKGRGKKTTFEGTGLSEFQTMWSIKQQDLVRESTYAELLVPVLMMG, encoded by the exons ATGCACTGTAAGCAAAGGTGGCAGAAGATCAACGACCTCGTCTGCAAGTTCTGTGGCTCCTATGAAGCTGCAACCAGGAAGAAGACCAGCGGACAAAATGAGACTGATGTTCTCAAAAGAGCGCATGAGATCTTCTACAACAACTATAAGAAGAAGTTCACCCTTGAGCATGCATGGATAGAGCTGCGAAACGAACAGAAATGGTGTGATCTTTCAAGCTCAAAGCAAGATGGAAGCTCTAAAAAGAGGAAGTTGGACGATGGTGCACAATCATCAACCTCTCACGCCACTGAAAGCAAGACTTCTGAAGCTGATGAAGGCACCAATCGTCCCTTGGGTGTGAAGGCATCTAAAGGACGTGGTAAGAAGACGACGTTTGAGGGGACGGGGCTGTCTGAGTTTCAGACAATGTGGTCCATTAAACAGCAGGATCTG GTTAGAGAATCAACATACGCAGAGCTTCTTGTTCCTGTTCTGATGATGGGCTGA
- the LOC106401923 gene encoding protein EFFECTOR OF TRANSCRIPTION produces the protein MYKRDDYVRNKPDGVFSKWQGFARSMLLPKPFSETAELRRTVADYSLISRDLAPKILTGAKGNREDLRVGKDFVGRYRVQESIQGLGVAVNIHDADDISHGQTESIRTRLRSYGRPVPLLKKLGDNASQTITQKKTGSRSNDKKHGFEEERDVSRVEAEENNTNSVHASSVLRLSRPRPQPVLERHDDIVDGSDSASVCGVLQEDGTTCLTAPATGRKRCTQHKGQRITCAPPVKKPPCEEETEEICGVILPEMVRCRSKPVSGRKRCEDHKGMRVNAFFFLLNPTERDKILKEDKSKPETRTSSTNQEEPGQSLSCEATTKNGLPCTRSAPKGTRRCWQHKDEALDHKSSENVKSTTVVCGVKLYTGSVCEKPPVKGRKRCQEHKGMRITS, from the exons ATGTATAAGAGAGACGATTACGTTCGAAATAAACCCGACGGTGTCTTTTCCAAATGGCAG GGTTTTGCCCGATCCATGCTTCTGCCTAAACCCTTTTCAGAAACTGCTGAATTACGGAGGACTGTAGCTGACTACTCCTTAATCTCTCGAGATTTGGCTCCAAAG ATTCTGACAGGAGCCAAGGGTAACAGGGAAGATTTGAGAGTGGGAAAAGACTTTGTAGGTAGATACAGAGTTCAAGAATCTATCCAGGGTCTTGGTGTAGCTGTCAACATTCATGACGCAGATGACATTTCTCATGGTCAAACCGAAAGCATTAGAACTCGGCTAAGGTCTTACGGTAGACCTGTTCCCTTGCTTAAGAAACTTGGAGACAATGCGTCTCAAACGATTACTCAGAAGAAAACTGGCAGCAGAAGCAACGACAAGAAGCATGGttttgaagaagagagagatgtcAGCCGTGTGGAAGCTGAGGAGAATAATACTAATAGTGTTCACGCATCATCGGTGCTTAGACTCAGTCGGCCCAGACCTCAACCCGTTTTAGAGAGACATGATGATATTGTTGATGGGTCTGATTCTGCTTCTGTTTGTGGAGTCCTACAAGAAGATGGTACTACTTGCTTGACAGCTCCAGCCACAGGAAGAAAGAGATGCACACAACATAAAGGGCAGAGAATCACATGTGCCCCTCCTGTTAAAAAACCACCGTGTGAAGAAGAGACCGAGGAGATCTGTGGAGTGATTTTACCTGAGATGGTACGTTGCAGAAGCAAACCTGTTTCAGGGAGAAAACGATGCGAGGATCACAAGGGAATGCGAGTCAACGCCTTCTTTTTTCTGCTCAACCCAACAGAACGTGATAAAATCCTCAAAGAGGATAAGTCCAAACCCGAGACACGCACAAGCTCAACGAACCAAGAGGAACCAGGTCAGAGTCTTTCATGTGAAGCTACAACGAAGAATGGTTTGCCTTGTACAAGAAGCGCTCCTAAGGGAACCAGAAGATGTTGGCAGCACAAAGATGAAGCTTTAGACCACAAATCATCTGAAAATGTTAAGTCAACAACAGTAGTCTGCGGCGTAAAGCTGTACACTGGATCGGTCTGCGAGAAACCTCCAGTAAAAGGACGGAAGAGATGCCAGGAGCACAAGGGGATGCGAATCACATCTTGA
- the LOC106401922 gene encoding mitochondrial carrier protein CoAc2 isoform X1 — translation MAEGEEKNGILDSMPVFAKELIAGGVTGGIAKTAVAPLERIKILFQTRRDEFKRIGLVGSINKIGKTEGLMGFYRGNGASVARIVPYAALHYMAYEEYRRWIIFGFPDTTRGPLLDLVAGSFAGGTAVLFTYPLDLVRTKLAYQVVGSAKAQAKAVTIPMEQFLYTGITDCFSRTYRESGFRGLYRGVAPSLYGIFPYAGLKFYFYEEMKRHVPAEHKKDISLKLVCGSVAGLLGQTLTYPLDVVRRQMQVERLYAAAKEETVRRGTMQTLVKIAREEGWKQLFSGLSINYLKVVPSVAIGFTVYDVMKLHLRVPSREETEAEDRTTRKRNTLS, via the exons ATGGCTGAGGGCGAAGAGAAGAACGGAATTCTCGATTCGATGCCCGTGTTCGCTAAGGAGCTAATCGCCGGCGGCGTCACCGGCGGTATAGCTAAAACCGCCGTAGCTCCACTCGAGCGAATCAAGATTCTTTTCCAG ACAAGAAGGGACGAGTTTAAACGCATAGGACTCGTGGGATCCATCAACAAGATTGGCAAAACTGAGGGTTTAATGGGTTTCTATCG TGGGAATGGTGCAAGTGTTGCTCGGATAGTTCCCTACGCTGCTCTTCACTACATGGCTTACGAGGAATACAGGAGATGGATCATCTTCGGCTTCCCCGACACTACTCGTGGACCGTTGCTTGATCTCGTTGCTGGATCGTTCGCTGGTGGCACTGCCGTTCTCTTCACTTACCCTCTTGACCTCGTCCGAACAAAGCTCGCTTATCAG GTTGTTGGTTCAGCAAAAGCACAAGCCAAAGCTGTTACTATCCCCATGGAACAATTCTTGTACACTGGAATCACCGATTGTTTCTCGAGGACGTACAGAGAATCTGGATTCCGTGGCCTATATCGCGGTGTAGCTCCTTCTCTGTATGGGATCTTCCCTTACGCTGGTTTGAAGTTCTACTTCTACGAGGAGATGAAACGCCACGTCCCTGCAGAGCATAAGAAAGACATTTCTTTGAAACTCGTTTGTGGATCGGTCGCTGGATTGCTTGGTCAGACGTTAACGTACCCTCTCGATGTTGTCAGGAGACAAATGCAGGTTGAGAGACTATACGCAGCGGCTAAGGAAGAAACGGTACGAAGAGGGACAATGCAGACGCTTGTCAAGATTGCTAGAGAAGAAGGTTGGAAGCAACTCTTCTCGGGGCTTAGCATCAATTACCTTAAG GTTGTACCATCTGTGGCAATTGGATTCACGGTTTATGATGTAATGAAGCTGCACTTAAGAGTCCCGTCACGAGAGGAAACAGAGGCAGAAGATAGGACCACACGGAAAAGAAACACTTTAAGCTGA
- the LOC106401922 gene encoding mitochondrial carrier protein CoAc2 isoform X2: protein MGFYRGNGASVARIVPYAALHYMAYEEYRRWIIFGFPDTTRGPLLDLVAGSFAGGTAVLFTYPLDLVRTKLAYQVVGSAKAQAKAVTIPMEQFLYTGITDCFSRTYRESGFRGLYRGVAPSLYGIFPYAGLKFYFYEEMKRHVPAEHKKDISLKLVCGSVAGLLGQTLTYPLDVVRRQMQVERLYAAAKEETVRRGTMQTLVKIAREEGWKQLFSGLSINYLKVVPSVAIGFTVYDVMKLHLRVPSREETEAEDRTTRKRNTLS, encoded by the exons ATGGGTTTCTATCG TGGGAATGGTGCAAGTGTTGCTCGGATAGTTCCCTACGCTGCTCTTCACTACATGGCTTACGAGGAATACAGGAGATGGATCATCTTCGGCTTCCCCGACACTACTCGTGGACCGTTGCTTGATCTCGTTGCTGGATCGTTCGCTGGTGGCACTGCCGTTCTCTTCACTTACCCTCTTGACCTCGTCCGAACAAAGCTCGCTTATCAG GTTGTTGGTTCAGCAAAAGCACAAGCCAAAGCTGTTACTATCCCCATGGAACAATTCTTGTACACTGGAATCACCGATTGTTTCTCGAGGACGTACAGAGAATCTGGATTCCGTGGCCTATATCGCGGTGTAGCTCCTTCTCTGTATGGGATCTTCCCTTACGCTGGTTTGAAGTTCTACTTCTACGAGGAGATGAAACGCCACGTCCCTGCAGAGCATAAGAAAGACATTTCTTTGAAACTCGTTTGTGGATCGGTCGCTGGATTGCTTGGTCAGACGTTAACGTACCCTCTCGATGTTGTCAGGAGACAAATGCAGGTTGAGAGACTATACGCAGCGGCTAAGGAAGAAACGGTACGAAGAGGGACAATGCAGACGCTTGTCAAGATTGCTAGAGAAGAAGGTTGGAAGCAACTCTTCTCGGGGCTTAGCATCAATTACCTTAAG GTTGTACCATCTGTGGCAATTGGATTCACGGTTTATGATGTAATGAAGCTGCACTTAAGAGTCCCGTCACGAGAGGAAACAGAGGCAGAAGATAGGACCACACGGAAAAGAAACACTTTAAGCTGA